From a region of the Chitinophaga caseinilytica genome:
- a CDS encoding M1 family aminopeptidase, translated as MLTKLLAFETGYHFRQSAWWLAAVAFLGLGLVTVRGNFGGDEVHRNAPYAISVVVALLSLCSVFAATVFSAGALLRDKTFRMDALVFSTAIGKARYFGVKFGGLFIAVFTLLCLAAIGIWLGSLTLEPSMRGPFVLHHYLQPLLVFGLPNILFTCGILFALAMRTWDPKMVYAGGVLLYILYLTASIAAGSPLLAGSNGTGQSLGAILSDPYGLAPFFGGTRYWTYAQRNTELYPLSGALLVNRGLWALLTAGLMWIVYRRFRLSASNAASKAEPAQEAETDISATYVTAYTQTSGVKYWISAFRARLGLEVRAVCLHVPFLLMMGLWAFYMFVELNGSLRGLYGIQTIPGSGQIAQHLLSVRPAILLIIFYVAELVFAERSSRIDGIIGSTPLPAGILWAGKAASLAVMAVSIVTVNVVTGIVVQMIHGVLPLRLDIYASLYWYAALPLALHGVLAIFVLTVVRRKFVGMMVCLIVILPVLFGSRFGTEHPMLRFALPQHFKWSDMDGFGRVALAHGWWMLYWGALAVLMGVLSVRAWQHGVKGWFRGWDTAGAGALVASLVVFMASGVYIYRQMHAPAAWQSDADTEKWQADYETAVAPLEPAFLPDIMSINTQIDLFPETGRYIVKCEYIIRNNTTGLIDTLLTGVSPEVRSWNISIDNAQNIGKNDLLQIQRFLLQNPLRPGDSLRVRFRLEADRSGFVPFNPEHSVARNGSYIELDKHLPYFGYNAGYALSDRPTRAKFHLTETVATAPPDTQYHRIRYTTLISTAADQTALAPGQLTRHWQKDNRAYFDYATDGPAPEGLAISSARYAEKTLQHRGRNITVYYHPGHSVNVPAILEGMQAALDYCDTNYAAYPAKNLTLAEIPVYPGAATAYPTLMFAKESVLFTADYSDTAQINHAFATAAHETAHQWWAGLLTPQGDSSYKFLTETMAKHIEGRVLEHRFGRDKHLQYLAADRQYYFGMRSGKELPLVRSADQNWVHYQKGALAMDTLTQLMGETRVNAGMRELFQRYTPPNGRPTAEMLMQIWERGASGKEKELLERWFRKVEEL; from the coding sequence ATGTTAACAAAACTCCTCGCTTTCGAGACCGGATATCATTTCCGGCAATCCGCCTGGTGGCTGGCGGCCGTGGCTTTTCTGGGACTGGGCCTGGTGACCGTCCGCGGGAACTTTGGCGGCGACGAAGTCCATCGCAACGCGCCCTACGCCATCTCGGTGGTGGTTGCATTACTATCGCTTTGTTCGGTGTTTGCCGCAACGGTTTTCAGTGCCGGGGCGCTGCTCCGCGATAAAACGTTCCGGATGGACGCGCTCGTTTTCTCGACGGCTATCGGGAAGGCCAGGTATTTTGGCGTGAAGTTCGGCGGACTGTTCATTGCCGTTTTCACATTGCTGTGCCTCGCCGCCATAGGGATCTGGCTGGGCAGCCTGACGCTGGAACCTTCCATGCGTGGGCCTTTCGTATTGCATCATTACCTGCAGCCATTGCTGGTGTTCGGTTTGCCGAACATCCTGTTTACCTGCGGCATCCTGTTTGCATTGGCCATGCGCACCTGGGACCCTAAAATGGTGTATGCCGGTGGTGTGCTGCTGTACATCCTGTACCTGACGGCCTCCATCGCCGCAGGATCGCCGCTGCTGGCGGGTTCCAACGGAACCGGGCAAAGTCTGGGCGCGATCCTCTCCGACCCTTACGGCCTGGCGCCCTTTTTCGGTGGAACGCGCTACTGGACATACGCTCAAAGGAATACTGAGCTGTATCCCTTATCGGGCGCGCTGTTGGTGAACCGTGGACTGTGGGCGCTGCTCACCGCGGGCCTGATGTGGATTGTGTACCGGCGATTCCGCTTGTCTGCGTCGAACGCCGCTTCGAAAGCGGAGCCTGCGCAGGAAGCGGAAACGGATATTTCGGCTACTTACGTGACCGCCTATACGCAAACATCCGGCGTAAAGTATTGGATATCCGCATTCCGTGCACGGCTGGGGCTGGAAGTGCGCGCCGTGTGCCTGCACGTACCGTTCCTGCTGATGATGGGATTATGGGCATTCTACATGTTCGTGGAGTTGAACGGATCGCTGCGCGGATTATACGGTATACAAACCATTCCCGGTAGCGGACAGATCGCGCAGCACCTGCTTTCCGTGCGACCGGCGATACTGCTGATCATCTTTTACGTCGCGGAACTGGTGTTTGCCGAGCGCTCCAGCCGCATAGACGGCATCATCGGTAGCACGCCGTTGCCCGCGGGGATATTGTGGGCCGGGAAAGCCGCCTCGCTGGCTGTGATGGCCGTTTCGATCGTAACGGTGAACGTGGTGACGGGGATCGTGGTGCAAATGATACATGGCGTTTTACCACTGCGACTGGATATTTACGCATCGCTGTACTGGTACGCCGCGCTGCCGCTGGCTTTGCATGGTGTGCTTGCCATTTTCGTGTTGACGGTGGTGAGAAGGAAGTTCGTGGGCATGATGGTTTGTCTGATCGTGATATTGCCCGTATTGTTCGGATCCCGCTTCGGGACGGAGCATCCCATGTTGCGATTTGCGCTGCCACAGCATTTCAAATGGTCGGACATGGACGGCTTCGGACGGGTAGCGCTGGCGCATGGCTGGTGGATGCTGTATTGGGGGGCGCTGGCGGTGTTGATGGGCGTATTGTCTGTTCGCGCCTGGCAGCATGGCGTGAAAGGCTGGTTCCGGGGATGGGATACCGCCGGCGCAGGGGCGCTCGTGGCTTCCCTGGTGGTTTTCATGGCCTCAGGGGTTTACATCTATCGACAGATGCACGCGCCTGCGGCCTGGCAAAGCGATGCAGATACTGAAAAATGGCAGGCGGATTATGAGACGGCTGTAGCGCCCCTCGAGCCCGCATTCCTCCCGGATATCATGTCCATCAACACCCAAATCGATCTCTTCCCGGAAACCGGCCGATACATCGTAAAGTGCGAATACATCATCCGGAATAATACGACCGGGTTGATTGATACGCTGTTAACGGGTGTTAGTCCGGAAGTGCGCTCGTGGAATATTTCCATCGACAATGCGCAAAATATTGGCAAAAACGATCTATTGCAAATACAAAGATTCCTGTTGCAAAACCCGCTTCGCCCGGGCGATTCCCTGCGCGTACGTTTCCGGCTGGAGGCCGACCGCTCGGGCTTTGTGCCTTTCAATCCCGAACATTCCGTGGCGCGCAACGGCAGCTACATTGAGCTGGACAAGCACCTTCCCTATTTCGGCTACAACGCCGGTTACGCCCTCTCCGACCGCCCAACCCGTGCAAAGTTCCATCTCACTGAAACCGTCGCAACCGCGCCGCCGGATACGCAATATCACCGCATCCGGTATACGACCCTCATTTCCACAGCAGCCGATCAAACTGCGCTGGCGCCCGGCCAACTGACGCGCCACTGGCAAAAGGATAACCGCGCGTATTTTGATTATGCGACTGATGGCCCGGCACCGGAAGGTCTTGCCATCAGCTCCGCCCGCTATGCCGAAAAAACGCTGCAGCACCGGGGCCGCAACATCACGGTGTATTATCATCCCGGCCATTCCGTCAACGTTCCCGCCATCCTGGAAGGCATGCAGGCCGCGCTGGATTATTGCGACACGAATTACGCTGCTTATCCCGCCAAAAACCTTACCCTCGCGGAAATCCCCGTATATCCCGGTGCCGCTACCGCCTACCCGACGCTCATGTTCGCCAAAGAATCTGTGCTGTTCACCGCAGATTACAGCGATACGGCCCAAATTAACCACGCTTTCGCCACTGCCGCGCACGAAACCGCGCACCAGTGGTGGGCAGGCCTTCTTACGCCACAGGGAGATTCGTCGTACAAGTTCCTCACGGAAACCATGGCCAAACACATAGAAGGCCGCGTGCTGGAACATCGCTTCGGCAGGGATAAACATCTGCAATACCTCGCGGCCGACAGGCAATACTATTTCGGGATGCGCTCCGGCAAAGAGCTCCCGCTCGTGCGCTCGGCAGACCAAAACTGGGTGCACTATCAAAAAGGCGCCCTCGCCATGGACACCCTCACGCAGCTCATGGGCGAAACACGCGTGAACGCGGGCATGCGGGAACTTTTTCAACGGTACACACCGCCGAATGGACGGCCAACCGCGGAAATGTTGATGCAGATTTGGGAAAGAGGAGCCTCCGGAAAGGAAAAGGAGTTATTGGAACGGTGGTTCAGGAAAGTGGAAGAATTATAA